From the Fusobacterium ulcerans ATCC 49185 genome, the window ATCGCTGGAAGTTATCCCCCCTTTTGCTATTACAAAAGCCGGAGTTACTTTAAGTTTACCCACTAAAGACTGTACTGCATCAGAAATTTTTACAGAACGTATAAGAGCATCTTCCTTAGTGTCATTTTCTACAACAAGCAATTTTCTTTTTGTATATACTACAACTGTTTTTCCAGAAGATATCAACTCTTCCTCAGTTTTTAGTGTGTTCTCTATCTCTTTTTGAAAAGCTGCTTCATCAAGTACCAGATCAGAATCAAATTCCATAAAAACAAGATCCTTCAATTTTTTTAATTCCTCTACCTGACTTGTTGTTTTTTGAGTATGTGAACCAACTACAATTATTCCACCATTTTTTGTTTCTTTAACTACCATATCTTTTCTTGTAAGAAGAGGCTGATCAGAAATTCCACCAATAACTTTAACAATTGCTGCTGCTACACGGAACATAAAATTTTTCCCTTGTTCCATTGCTTTATACAAAGCTATTACAAAAACTTTTAAGTCGCAGTAATCCACTGCATTGACTACCACTTTTCCAAATTTTTCCACTTTTAACAGTTTTTCTGTTATTTCATCAATTTTAGCTTCACGAAGTTCTTCTAAAGAAATACAAGTTACTTCATCAGCCAGATACTTTCCTTCTGTTTTTTCTTCAATGTATTCACATAAATTTGAAGATGTATATCCAAATGTTTTATCTTTAGCAAATTCAGTCTGCCCTGCTGGTACAAGAAGATTTTCATTTTTAACATAGTGAATATTTCCTATGGTAAATCTTCCCCCCTCTTTAAAAAATGGACATATAATCTCACCATCTACATGTCTTGTCCTATCAGCTTCAAACCCTTTACAAAGCAGTTCTGTTTCTAACGGATAATGTCCTCTTAAAGTGGAATCTCCTCTGCTTATAATCATATATTCTTTCCCAGTTTCTTTAGAAATCTTATTTACATTCTGAATTATCTCTGTATGACATTTTATAGTTTGTTCCACAGTAAAACCTCTGGAATTAGTTAATATATAGAACAACTTTCCAGCATCATTAAAGCCTTCACGAATACTCTCTTCTGACCAGTCTGTATATACAGACACATCATGTACTGTTTGTACTCCAGTAGGATCATCATCTAAAACAATGATTTTTTTCTCATTTTTTTCTACACATTCTAAAAGTTGTTTATCTAGTTCTTCTTCATTCATTGATTTGTATGAGCCTAATATTTCAATCCCCAATGTAATCTCTTTCATTTTTTCCCCCTACATATTCAGCATTTTTCTTGCTTCATCTGGCGTCATTGCTTCCTTGTCCATTGCATAAAGAAGTTTCACTACTTTTTCTACCAATGGAACATTAGTATCTACTCTAGTTTCTGGATCTAAATAGTCGCTGTCTTCAAAACCAATACGTACTGTCTTAGCTCCCAGTCCAAGAGCCCCTGCTATAATTCCAAAATCTTTTCTATGAGCATGTGTAATTCCCCATATTGCATCTTTAGGAATAAAATTTACCATTGCCATCAAAGCCTCTGGTGTTCCTGGAGCTTCTCCAGGATGACCAAGTACAACACTGAATAAAAGTGGCATCTTCATATTATATTCTTTGCAAAGTTCTGTTGTTTGATGTGTATGTCCTATTTCAAATACTTCTATCTCTGGTGTTTTTCCCGTTTTTATAATTTCTTCTATACAGTATTTAACTTCTGGAATAGGGTTGCAGTAAACTGCATTTCCAAGATTTGTAGATCCTACATTGAGAGAGCAAGCTTCAACTTTATCATAGTATAAAGGTGCACAACGTTCCTCAATAGTCAGACTAGATATTCCCCCTGTTGACGCTTGAATAATAATATCTGATTCAGCTCTTATTAATTCTACTATCTCTTTCAATACAGTTAGATCAGGGGTTAAACTTCCATCTTTCTCACGTACATGAAGGTGAACCATTGCTGCTCCAGCCTTTGCACATTCAATTACATCTTTTGCTATCTTTTTTGGATCTATATGTTTATCTGCAGCAGAAACTGGTGCTACAGAAATTAATACTTTATCTTTCATTTTTTCCTCCTGAATCAATTTTATTCATATAGTACTTGTGCTATTACTACTAATGGCTCTTCTCCTTCACAGGCTATGCTGTGAGTATCTCCTGGCATTGCTCCAATAATATCTCCAGCTTCTAAATGCTGTATTTCTCCATTGATGATATGTGTAGCTTTCCCTGATACTACCACCATTGTTTCCATTTCTTTTTCATGAGTATGCATTCCTATACTTACCCCTGAATTAAGTGTATGACGTACATATGCTCTTCCTTTTCCCAGCATTTCATCTGGAGCATTTAAAAGCTTCTCCATCATTACAATTCCCTCTCCACCCATACAATGTTCTATTGGTACAGGTTTTATTTCTTTTGCTTTTCTATAAATCATAATATTCTCCTTTATCCCAAAAATAAAAGCGGACTTCAAGTTAAAGCCCGCTTTCCAGGCCGCATTATTTTCGCGGCTATTTTTTATTTTTCCCAATATTTATAGTGTTTTTCAACTATTTCATGGATTTTTGCTGATTGTTTTTCTCTGAACATCTCAATTATTTCTCTATGAAGTGCTATAAAATCTTCTTGATGCCCATGATCTAAAATATATTCATTTGCAACTATACGACTGGATTTTGTGATTTTATCTACATAATATCCTATACTTTCCAAAAGACGATTATCTAAGATTCCTACAATAATAGCATGAAATTTTACATCAGCTTCAAACATTTCCTGTGATGATGGAATTTCTTTATTAATTTTTTCCTCCATCTTTGCCAGTTCATCTTCCAGCTGTTTGAAATCTTCTTTAGTCATTCTTTTCATAGCTTCCTGAAAAATTCCCACATCAATTACTTTTCGCAATTCTACTATCTGTTCTTTAGAATCTTTTTGTAAAATAATTCCATACAAGATTGGATACAGCATCTTATCATCATAACCTTGACGTATATATGTTCCATCTGCACGTCTTATTTCCAAAACTCCATAAGCTTCTAAAACTTTTATTGCTTCACGTACAGAATTTCTTCCTACACCAAATGATTCACACAGCTCCACTTCAGTAGGGATTTTATCTCCAGGTTTCAATTCTCCATTAATAATTGCATTTGTAATTTGATCAGTTATCCGTTCCACCACTGACTTATTAGCTAATGAAACTGACATAAATTTATTCTCTTTCATTATTATTACTACCCCTTCTATATAACATGCCTATAGTTAAGTATATAACAAACTTAATTTTTGTGCAATTATTATATTAAACATGTTGTCAGCCAAGGAACAAATGTAATAATTAAAAGTGCTACTAAAGACATTATTAACAATGGAACCATCTTACGACAAATTACTTCAAATTTGACCTTACCTATATCAGCCGCGACATAAAGATTTGGTCCTACTGGAGGTGTAACCTGTCCAATTGATAAGTTCAATACTAAAATTACTCCTAAATGAACTAGATTAATATCTAATGCTCTTGCTATTGGAAGAATTATTGGTACAATTATGTAAAGTGCACTTGTGTTATCCATAACACATCCTGCCATTAAGAATACAACGTTTATTATTAGAAGCATTACATATTTATTTGTTGTAAATCCTATTGCCAATTCTGTTAATTGAGTTGCAATTCCCTGTTGTGTCAATATCCAAGAGAAAATTCCTGCATTCATTATAATCAACAGAATAATTCCAGTAGTTTTTGCTGTACTGAATAATGTTTCTCTTAAAGCTCCAAAAGTTAGTTCTTTATATACGAATTTTCCTACAATAAAACTATATATTACAGCTACTGCTGCTGCTTCTGTTGGTGTAAAGAAACCTGAGTAGATACCACCTAGCACAATAACTGGACTTAAAAATCCTGGCAGTGTTCCCCAGAAAATCTTCATAATTTCCTGTCTAGTTGCTTTTGGCTTATCCCCTTTCCAGCCATTCTTTTTAGAATAAATAAACACAGTCAGACAAAGCATCGCTGCAAATATTATTCCTGGAACTATTCCTGAAAGAAACAGATCACTTATAGATTCCCCTGTAATCATTCCATAGATTATAAATGTAATACTTGGTGGAATTACAGTTCCCAATGACCCCGATATTGCTGATAATGCACTTGAAAATCCTTTGTCATATCCCTGCTTTACCATTGCTGGTATTAAGATTGATCCCATTGCAGCTACTGTAGCTGTTCCTGATCCTGATATTGCAGCAAAGAACAAAGCACTTATAACTGCTACATACCCAAGACCTCCATGAATAGGACCCATCATACTATCTGCAAGATTAATAAGCCTTTTTGAAATTCCTCCTTTGTCCATCAATACTCCTGCCAGTACAAACAGTGGAATTGTAAGCAGTGAGAATTTCTGTACAGTTGCCTGCATCATTGAAGGAATTACTCCTAATGGCGATCCTGTAGCCATCAAAGTCAAAGCACTTGATAGCCCCAAAGAGATAGAGATAGGAATATTTAAAAATATAAAAACCGCTAATGATATAAATAATATTGCTGCTGCCATCTATTTATTCCCCCTTTCTCTTAGCCTGTTCTTCAGGATCTTTACTTATAGCTGCCTCATACTGAATCATTCTGATGATAGAAAATACTGCTGATAATGGAATTGCCAGTCCTATCAGCCAGCTTGGCATTTCTAAAACTCCTGTAAGCAATCCATATTTATATTGTCTATACACCATAACTGTTCCCCAGATAACCCAGATTCCATAGTTTGCACAGCAGATAATCAAACGAAACCAGGCATGGACTACTCTTGTATTTCCTCTGAATTTATCTGTTATATAGGCAAATCCCATATGAGAGTCTGTCTTAAAGGCACTTGCTGCTGCCAGACAACATACCCATACAAACATTGTTGTTACTAGCTCTTGGCTGAACGACATATTGAACCAAGTAATTTTACGTGAAAATACATTCATAAATGTTACCACTGCCATTACTACCAGGGCTATGGAACATAAATATTCTTCGAAATTATCCCAAAATTCTTTTAAGAAACCTTGTGATTTACTCATAACAATATCCTCCTCTTGTTATTTGCCCTGAAACAGATTAATAACATCTGGTCCTACTACATCTACATACTTAACAAAAATTCCTGCACAAGCATCTTTAAATTCCTGTCTTTCTTCATCAGTCAATCTTGCAAATTTTGTACCATTCTTTTCCAGATTTTCTATGATTGAAGATTCGTTTGCTGCAAGATAATCATTTCCCCATTGAAGAGCTTCTGCTGCACTTTCTTGAATAATTTGTGCATCTTCAGGTGATAATTTTTCCAATGTCTTATTGCTTATTACCCAAATATTTGTGTCACGAACTCCATCCCACAGCAATACATTTGACTGAACCTCAGCAAATTTTGATGAATTGAAAACTGCAATTGGGTTTTCCTGTCCATCAATAGTTTTTTGCTGAAGAGAAGTATATACTTCTGAGAAGTCCATAGCTGTTGGATTTGCTTTAAAGTAATCTCTGTACAAGTCTATAAATACATTTGCCCCTGGTACACGAATATTCATTCCTTTTAAATCTTTAGGTGAATGTATCTCTTTATTACTTGAAATCTGTCTAGAACCTGCATTATTTATTCCTAGCATTGTCATTTCCAAATCATTGCACCATTTATTTATTTCATTTTTAGCTCTTTCACTGTTTACAAATCTAACCAGATCTTCTGTTGAATCAAATAGAAATGGAAGCCAGAAAGCATAAAATTTTGGATTATAGTTTGCAATATTTGCTGGAGCACATGCATGAATATCTATATTCCCTGCCTGCACTAATTCAATGGCTTTTGTTAAATCTCCCCCAGAAAGTCCGCAGTTTTGATAAATTTCAATACGAATCCTTCCATCTGATTTTTCATCTACATATTTTTGGAACTCTTTGGCTGTTAAATCACTAATAGATTCTGGCTGTTGTGTATGAGTCATACGAATGATTATTTTCCCATCCTGAGAACTGTCCCCACATCCCATTAAGGAAAAAAGCATTATTCCTGCTGCTGCTATTGAGAAAATCTTTGTTAATTTTTCTTTAAACATTTCTATTTCCTCCTAGTTTTATTTATTCCTTATTTTATCATTCCTTTTGCTATTAATGCATCTCTTAAAGCTGGTGCTCCATATCTAGGACTTGATGCAACCATTTTACCATATTTCTCCCTGATTATATCTTCACAATATGCCATAGATCCTTGAGCAAACAGTATAACATCTGCTTTATCAGCTACTTTTCCTGCATATTCTGTCATTAATGTCTTAAATTGTTCTTGGTCTAATCCAAATGCTCCATCTACAAGGCAATCTATTAATTCAACATGTTTATTCATTTCTCTTGCTACACGTTTTATAGTATTTTTTGTTGGTTCAAGTGTTGTAGGAAGTGTTGCCATAACCACAATCTTATTTCCATTTCTAACTGCATCTCTGCACATTTCTTCATCTATTCTTACAATTGGAATTCCTGTATACTTAGCAACATCCTGTACTGAATCAGCTACTTCTCCTACTGAAGAGCAAATATTTAAAACTGCATCTGCTCCTGCACTTATTGCTTCCATATACATTCCTATCAAACGAGCTGCTGGAGCTGGAGTTACATATCCTGCTGCTCTTACGTCTGCCAATATACTGGGATCCTGATATGATAAAATTTCTGTGCCCCCTGGAAGTACTTTTCCTACTTCTTTCTCTACTAATTCTATTAATTCTGGTGTAGTACTTGTATAAACTAAAGCTACTTTCATATAAACCCCCTGTTTTCCATCCTTCGTATAACGTAGGATGTTTAATATTGATAATCGTATTATACTCCCTTTTTATTTTTTTGTAAATAGTGTTTTTTAAAAAATATATTTGTACTATTTAAATTCATATAAAACTTTTTTAGCATTAAAATTTTAAAATTATCAAACCTTATCCCCAGGCTATTTTTAGAATACAATTCAAATTAGAATATTTATTTGATTTAATTATATAAAAAATGAGAGTGCTATATTAGGATAAATTCCTATTATTTCATCTCTCATTCATTACTTATTCAATATTACTTTTGTATTTAACTTTTTCAAGGACAAGTTTTATTCCCTCTATCCTCAATATTTTTACCTTATCTCCAATTTCTAATTCTTCTTCAGATTTCCCAACCCAATGTTTTCCATCAAAATAGATTTCATAGTTTCCATTTGGAGCTATTCCTTTTACTTCAACAATACTTCCAATTATACGGTCTACACTGCCATCTTTTTTTTCAAGCATCTTTTTAGAAAATTTTCTAGTTGATGCAAGAAGTACAGCTGAAAGTACCACAAAGAAATATCCTTGATACAATCCACTGTCCACTGCCATAGAAAAGAATATGGTAATAGCTGCTGCTAAAGCAAACCAAATAGAAATAAGTCCAGGAACTATAAGTTCCACCACTGCGAAAAATACTGCTCCTGCTAGCCAGTATACTGCCATATGTATCCCCCCTATTCAGCTTTTTGTTGTTCTACACTTACGCTTTCAGTATCTTTTTCCTCTACAACTTTTTTACCATCTTTATCTTTAGTTAAAAGTTTTTCTATTTTCTTTACTCTTCTATCTACTTCATTGATTCTATATTCCAATGAATTTAATATCCAAAATTGAAAATGACTTGCTCTCTGTGCTTCATAAAACATCCATATAAGTTTGAATATTCCAAGAAGTACAGCTACCTCTAAAGTTAAAAATAATGTTATTTTTTGAAGAACTACTCCTAAAATAAGAAGAGCTATTATCAATACAACAAACAAAAGGTTTATTAACTTATGCTGTGAATTATTTGCTCCTCCAATCTGCCCAACGATACTTCTGATTCTTTCTTTTTCCTTCTGAAATTCATCTAATTCTTCTCTAAATTGTGCTTCTTTTCTTGGCAATAAAATCACTCCCTCTGTATATAAGATAATTTGCTATACTCCCCAATCTCTAGGATATCTAAATTCCATTCCCATAGTTCTTTTTGATATCTTAGCTATTGTTGGTAGTTTTCTTTTATATTGTGAAAGTTTTATTTTTTTAGTTATTTTTTCTACAGTATCTTTTAGAAATCCCTCTTGAATTATCTCTTCAGAAGTCATTCTTTCATCTATAAGTCTGTACAATATTTCATCTGCCATCTTGTATGAAAATCCAAGCTCCTGCTCATCAGTTTGTCCTTCCCAAAGATCAGCACTTGGTTTTTTCTCAATAAGTTCTCTAGGTACTCCCATATGTTTTGATAAGTTCCATACATGAGTTTTATATAGATCTCCAATAGGATTCACTGCTGAAGCTGAATCTCCAAACTGTGTACTGTATCCTAGCATTATTTCTGTCTTATTTGATGTTCCCAGTACTAAAGCTCTTTCTTTAGCTGAATGATCAAAAAGTATAGACATTCTTTCCCTTGCCATTTTATTTCCTTTTCTAAGGCTATTCATATCTGGATCTAAAGCAAAATAAGCATCTACCATAGGAGTTATCTCTATTTTTTTGCTTCTTATTCCAGAAGCTTTTATTACAAGTTCAGCATGTTCTACACTTTCTTTACTTGAAGTTTTATATGGCATCATTATTCCCAAAACATTTTCAGCCCCAAGTGCTTTTGCTGCAAGAAATGCTACAAGAGCTGAGTCTATTCCTCCAGACAATCCTAACACTACTTTATTAAATCCTACTTTTCCTACCTCTTCTTTTAAAAAATTGACTAGTGTTTCCTCTAAAACATTCAAATCTATATTTAGTTTTTCCATTATTCCTCCATTACTTGTCCAAACCAAATTTGCTCAATCTGCAGTTTCTATAGTCTCTAAGAACTGTATATGCTGCCTGTTGTATATTAAGACTTTCCCCTTTATTGAACATTTTATTTCTAAGTGCTATCTTTTCAAGAATTTCTCCTATGATTTCACTTTTGTCCTCATCTAAAAGTTTATATCTTTCTTTAAGAATATCCCATAATCCATATTTAATCATTTTTGAAATCAAAATACAAGAAATATCCTCTATTGGAAGTATTTCATCTTTAATTGCACCAGTTATTGCCAGATTTTGACCAACTTCATCACTTTCAAATTTAGGCCATAAAATTCCTGGAGTGTCTAACAGCTCCAATCCCTCTTTTATTCTTACCCATTGTTTTCCTCTTGTGAATCCTGGTTTATTACCAACTCCAGCACTGCTTTTTCCTACAATTCTATTAATAAGCCTAGATTTTCCAACATTTGGTATACCTACTACCATTAATCTTGTATTTACTTTTCTCAAACCTTTAGCTTTCATTTTCTCTTTTTTTTCAGCTGATACTTTATCTATGATAGAATAAAGCGCTTTTATGTTAAAACCAGTTTCAGCACTTATTTCAAGGACTTCATCAGCTAGATTATTCTCTTTAAAATATTTTTTCCAATATAATATCTCTGATTTTTCTACAAGATCAGATTTATTTAATACTATAACTCTTTTTTTATTCTTAGCAAAAACTGAGATATCTGGATTTTTACTAGATAGAGGTATTCTTGCATCTACCACTTCCAAAACAATATCTATCAGCTGCATATTTTCTTTTATCAGGTCTTTTGTTTTTTTCATATGACCTGGATACCAGTTTATTTTCGTCATTGACATGATTTACACTACTCCCTTAAATTAATCCTCTTGCCCCTTGATAAGAAGAACTATCTCACCTTTTATTGGATTTTTGGCAAGTCTTTCTATAAGCTCTGTAGTTGTCCCTCTCAATATTTCTTCATAAATTTTTGTAATCTCTCTTATAATTACTACTTCTTTTACTCCCATAAACTGTTCTATATCTCTTAAAGTTTTTTCTATTCTAAAAGGAGACTCATATATCATTATTGTTCTTTCTTCCTCTGCCAGAGCTTTTAAAAGTGTTTGTCTTCCCTTTTTCTTTGGAAGAAAACCTTCAAAACAGAATCTTCTCATAGTTATTCCTGCTACTGAAGCTGCTGCTGTTAAAGCACTTGCTCCTGGGATAGGTACTACTCTTATTCCTTCATTGTGAACTGCATCTACCAGCTCATATCCAGGATCTGATATACATGGTGTCCCTGCATCTGTTACCAATGCAATCTCTTTTCCCTCTTTTAAAAGATTTATTATATTTGCAATTTGATGCATCTTTGTATGTTCATCATATCTATATACTGTATTTTCTATTTCATAATGATTTAAAAGCTTTCTTGTAACTCTTGTGTCTTCAGCAAAGATATAATTTACCTCTTTTAAAGTACGAATTGCCCTGAAAGTCATATCCTCAAGATTGCCTATTGGAGTTGCTACTATATAAAGCATATTTTTTCACCTTTCTACTTACTGTTTTCTTTATTTAGAAGAAGTCCTTTAAGTATTCCTACAGCTGTATCCAATTGCACATCTTTATGTTGAGCATATTTTTCTGCTGCTTCTTCACCTTTAATTTCTTTTATTATTTCTTTTTTATTTTCTTTTGTTTCAGTTTCGTCTATATTAGTTACCATACTATCAAAAAGCATATAACCCTCTTTTTCTTCTACTACCACATCTGGCTCTATTCCTTTTCCATGAATAGATATTCCACTTGGAGTATAATATTTAGCAATAGTAAGTTTCATTCCATCTCCATCTGGTAATGGAATAAGAGTTTGAACGCTTCCCTTTCCAAAAGATTTTTCTCCTACAAGGATACCTCTTTTATTATCTTTTATTGCTCCAGATACAATTTCAGATGCAGAAGCACTTCCTCCATTGATAAGGATAACCAATGGAAAATCTCCATAATATTTTCCCTCTCTGTTAGATATTTGCTCTGCTCCCTCTTTAGATTTTACACTTACTACTCTTCCTTCTTTTAAGAACATAGAAGATATTTTTATAGCTTGATCCAATGCTCCTCCAGGATTACTTCTTAAGTCAAACACAAGAGCTTTCATATTATTCTTTTGTAAATCTTCCATAGCTTTTTTCACATCTGGATATACATTTTCTCCAAATTGAGTAAGTCTTAAATATCCAATTTTATCATCAAGCATTCTATGTTTTACATATTTAAGCTCAACAACAGCTCTTTCTATTTCTATATCTTTAGTTTCTTTTGTAGATTCTCTATACACTGTCACTTTTACTTTAGTATTAGGTTCACCTTTAAGTTTTTTTACACTTTCTTCACTTGTAAGTTTATATGTAGCTTCTCCATCAATAGCTACTATCTTATCTTTAGGTTTTACTCCCACTTTAAAAGCTGGCCCATCTTCTATAGGAGATACTACTGTAAGAGGTTCATTGACTCTTTTTTGCACTACCATTCCAACACCTACATAAGTTCCTTTCAAATCTTCTTTAAAACTTTCTAATTCAGCTTTAGTAAAATAATTTGAATGAGGATCATCTAAAGATTCCAGCATTCCTTTTACTGCACCTTGAAGGAGGATTTTTTTATCTATCTTCTTTTCTCCTACATAATTTTCATTAAGTATATCCATAATATCAGAAAGTTCTTTTAACTCTCTTATATTTGAAAGAAATCCACTCTTATCTTCATTTGCTGAAAAACAATTAGAAAAAATAATCATTGAAAATAACAGCACTATTACTTTGTTCTTAAACAATTTTTTCATACAGCTCCTCCTAAATTCCTACCATTTTCTACGGTTCTATCTATATCTATATTTTTTTTGTTTTCAACGTTAAGTCCAAATATTGATATATACTCTACATTCCCTTTTGTTCCTGTTATTGGAGAAAAGTCTAACCCTTCAATATACAATCCATTTCTCTCTCCCTCTTCAATAACTCTTTTTACAGCCTCTACATGCTGTGTGATATCTTTTACAATTCCACCTTTTTCTATATATTCTCTGTCTGTCTCAAATTGAGGCTTGATTAAAGCCATGAGTTTAGTCTCAGGCTGACAGAATTTTATCAAATGCTCCAATACCTTTGTTATAGATATAAATGAAACATCCATTACTATATAATCTACTCTCTTATTATCTAAATCCTTTTCTGTTAAATCTTTTATATGAGTATTCTCTATTGACTTTACCCTTTTATCATTTCTGAGTTTCCAGTCAAGCTGATTAGTTCCAACATCCATTGCATATACAAACTCAGCTCCATGTTGAAGTGAACAATCTGTGAATCCTCCTGTTGAAGCTCCTACATCCAAAATTGTTTTACCAGTAAAATTCATTCCAAATACCTGTAAAGCTTTTTCAAGTTTCAGTCCACCTCTGCTCACATACTTAGACATTTCTCCTTTTATTCTTATAATAGGATCTTTATCCAGCTTTATGAGAGTTCCGCTCTTGTCTATTTTTTTATCATCTACTATCACTAGCCCAGCCATTATGGCCCTTTGAGCTTTTTCTTTGCTTTCAAAAAAACCATTTTTTACTAAGAGAATGTCTAATCTCTCTTTCATTTTCCACCTCTAAAAATATCATTTATTTATCTTCATTTTTTTTAAAGATAACATTATCATCAAAATATGGAAGAAGAGGACTTTCAAGCATTATGTTTTTAAACCCTTTTCTATCTACCATCCTTTTTAATTTTTCTGTTTCTCTTACCCTTTGAATAAAGAAATTATCTCCAATTGGGATTTTTTTATTTTTCTTATAATAATTGATAAGCTGTTTTGTATTTTTTAAATTAAGTTCTTGCTTAGCTCTTTTTAATCTATCTTTTACTACCCCTTGAGTACAATTTAATTTCTCGGCTATCTCTTCAAGCTGAGCTCCCTGAGCCATAAGCTCAAGTATTTTATCTGCACCTATAGGATTTATTCTATGATACTTTGCAGAATACATATCTGCTCTATGAACTATGTGAGCTTCCTTGGAATTAGGTTGTATTTTTCCCCATTTTCCATGATGAGATAGTACTATATGAATTATATTTTTTCTTATAGCATCATTAAGTTCTGCTCCTATAGTTTCTTCAATATCTTTTAGTACTCTATCTGCTTCCTTTGTTATATACTCAGGTTTTTTAAGCATCATTTGTGAATGTGAAAATTTTTCCTCTGTTTTTCTAATACTCCCTTTACTCAGATCATGGATTATTATTCCCACTGTCATAGCAAAAAAATCTACTCTCTGTTTAGCTTCAGAAAAATTTTTATAGTCTCTTTTGAGTTCATCGATAGATATTTTTAAGACATCATAGGTATGAGTTGATACTTTCACACCCTGGTCATCAAAAAGTTCCAAATCTTTTACCATTTCTGATTCTAAAAGATTTTCTATGAATTCCAATGCTTTCTTATTTTTTTCCTGCATCTATTTTTTCCTCAATTCTTTTAATTAAATTTTCTCCTTTTAAACCGAACTCTTCTAAAAGTTCTCCCCGCTTTCC encodes:
- a CDS encoding four-carbon acid sugar kinase family protein, which encodes MKEITLGIEILGSYKSMNEEELDKQLLECVEKNEKKIIVLDDDPTGVQTVHDVSVYTDWSEESIREGFNDAGKLFYILTNSRGFTVEQTIKCHTEIIQNVNKISKETGKEYMIISRGDSTLRGHYPLETELLCKGFEADRTRHVDGEIICPFFKEGGRFTIGNIHYVKNENLLVPAGQTEFAKDKTFGYTSSNLCEYIEEKTEGKYLADEVTCISLEELREAKIDEITEKLLKVEKFGKVVVNAVDYCDLKVFVIALYKAMEQGKNFMFRVAAAIVKVIGGISDQPLLTRKDMVVKETKNGGIIVVGSHTQKTTSQVEELKKLKDLVFMEFDSDLVLDEAAFQKEIENTLKTEEELISSGKTVVVYTKRKLLVVENDTKEDALIRSVKISDAVQSLVGKLKVTPAFVIAKGGITSSDVGTKALQVRKANVLGQICPGIPVWQTGAESKFPMIPYIIFPGNVGEATTLKEAVEILLNKK
- a CDS encoding 3-keto-5-aminohexanoate cleavage protein, producing the protein MKDKVLISVAPVSAADKHIDPKKIAKDVIECAKAGAAMVHLHVREKDGSLTPDLTVLKEIVELIRAESDIIIQASTGGISSLTIEERCAPLYYDKVEACSLNVGSTNLGNAVYCNPIPEVKYCIEEIIKTGKTPEIEVFEIGHTHQTTELCKEYNMKMPLLFSVVLGHPGEAPGTPEALMAMVNFIPKDAIWGITHAHRKDFGIIAGALGLGAKTVRIGFEDSDYLDPETRVDTNVPLVEKVVKLLYAMDKEAMTPDEARKMLNM
- a CDS encoding cupin domain-containing protein codes for the protein MIYRKAKEIKPVPIEHCMGGEGIVMMEKLLNAPDEMLGKGRAYVRHTLNSGVSIGMHTHEKEMETMVVVSGKATHIINGEIQHLEAGDIIGAMPGDTHSIACEGEEPLVVIAQVLYE
- a CDS encoding FadR/GntR family transcriptional regulator, translated to MKENKFMSVSLANKSVVERITDQITNAIINGELKPGDKIPTEVELCESFGVGRNSVREAIKVLEAYGVLEIRRADGTYIRQGYDDKMLYPILYGIILQKDSKEQIVELRKVIDVGIFQEAMKRMTKEDFKQLEDELAKMEEKINKEIPSSQEMFEADVKFHAIIVGILDNRLLESIGYYVDKITKSSRIVANEYILDHGHQEDFIALHREIIEMFREKQSAKIHEIVEKHYKYWEK
- a CDS encoding TRAP transporter large permease, producing MAAAILFISLAVFIFLNIPISISLGLSSALTLMATGSPLGVIPSMMQATVQKFSLLTIPLFVLAGVLMDKGGISKRLINLADSMMGPIHGGLGYVAVISALFFAAISGSGTATVAAMGSILIPAMVKQGYDKGFSSALSAISGSLGTVIPPSITFIIYGMITGESISDLFLSGIVPGIIFAAMLCLTVFIYSKKNGWKGDKPKATRQEIMKIFWGTLPGFLSPVIVLGGIYSGFFTPTEAAAVAVIYSFIVGKFVYKELTFGALRETLFSTAKTTGIILLIIMNAGIFSWILTQQGIATQLTELAIGFTTNKYVMLLIINVVFLMAGCVMDNTSALYIIVPIILPIARALDINLVHLGVILVLNLSIGQVTPPVGPNLYVAADIGKVKFEVICRKMVPLLIMSLVALLIITFVPWLTTCLI
- a CDS encoding TRAP transporter small permease, producing MSKSQGFLKEFWDNFEEYLCSIALVVMAVVTFMNVFSRKITWFNMSFSQELVTTMFVWVCCLAAASAFKTDSHMGFAYITDKFRGNTRVVHAWFRLIICCANYGIWVIWGTVMVYRQYKYGLLTGVLEMPSWLIGLAIPLSAVFSIIRMIQYEAAISKDPEEQAKRKGE
- a CDS encoding DctP family TRAP transporter solute-binding subunit, which codes for MFKEKLTKIFSIAAAGIMLFSLMGCGDSSQDGKIIIRMTHTQQPESISDLTAKEFQKYVDEKSDGRIRIEIYQNCGLSGGDLTKAIELVQAGNIDIHACAPANIANYNPKFYAFWLPFLFDSTEDLVRFVNSERAKNEINKWCNDLEMTMLGINNAGSRQISSNKEIHSPKDLKGMNIRVPGANVFIDLYRDYFKANPTAMDFSEVYTSLQQKTIDGQENPIAVFNSSKFAEVQSNVLLWDGVRDTNIWVISNKTLEKLSPEDAQIIQESAAEALQWGNDYLAANESSIIENLEKNGTKFARLTDEERQEFKDACAGIFVKYVDVVGPDVINLFQGK